From one Aggregicoccus sp. 17bor-14 genomic stretch:
- a CDS encoding DUF2378 family protein, producing MHPQTQGNASPNASSGASSGTSSKRASLRPGEAELVFQHAVEGLFHVGLKGQVTPPLQARLKDAGLDLSRPLLPAYPRAAWNRFIQVTAETLWPDETPEQAYHQLGRQLLLGYSRTLMGGAIIRLLRLIGPRRTLDRMTQNFRSGGNYNLCKVTELGPREVLLWMNEPTLHPSYVAGIVDMVLELVGVAERSITVHARDEEGCTYRVRWEA from the coding sequence ATGCACCCGCAGACCCAGGGCAACGCCTCCCCGAACGCCTCCTCCGGAGCCTCGTCCGGCACCTCGTCGAAGCGCGCCAGCCTCCGGCCCGGCGAGGCCGAGCTGGTGTTCCAGCACGCCGTGGAGGGGCTGTTCCACGTGGGCCTCAAGGGGCAGGTGACGCCGCCCCTGCAGGCGCGCCTCAAGGACGCGGGGCTGGACCTCTCGCGCCCGCTGCTGCCCGCCTACCCGCGCGCTGCCTGGAACCGCTTCATCCAGGTGACGGCCGAGACGCTGTGGCCCGACGAGACGCCCGAGCAGGCCTACCACCAGCTGGGCCGCCAGCTGCTCCTGGGCTACTCGCGCACGCTGATGGGCGGCGCCATCATCCGCCTGCTGCGCCTCATCGGCCCGCGCCGCACGCTGGACCGGATGACCCAGAACTTCCGCTCCGGGGGCAACTACAACCTGTGCAAGGTGACGGAGCTGGGCCCGCGCGAGGTGCTGCTGTGGATGAACGAGCCCACCCTGCACCCCTCCTACGTGGCCGGCATCGTGGACATGGTGCTGGAGCTGGTGGGCGTGGCCGAGCGCAGCATCACCGTGCACGCGCGCGACGAGGAGGGCTGCACCTACCGCGTGCGCTGGGAAGCCTGA
- a CDS encoding two-component regulator propeller domain-containing protein, translated as MASLLPSLVAAVLLALPAPQPPLQARALPSTSLPLLQRSWTQDEGLPQNGVAAVAQTQDGYLWVGTQEGLARFDGARWEVFDTARGLPCNDVLALYAEGARLWVGTEGCGLVRYEGGRFHALPTNPGGADDSVQAFLPAADGGLWVATDHGLAHRVGETFQYVEGLAQDDVSSLAQGPGGVLWVGTRSGGVVRLTPGGSNGSGAAPALERLGAAAGLGSLQVEALLADAQGVLWAGARDGLYRLAPGEARFTPVAALAGRKVSRLLEDSSGDLWVGTEDGGVLRRHAGQFAQAGSPALGRMFVSALYEDREHSLWVGTSPGGVHQLREARVQVLGTPEGLAHDVVWSVYEDRAGAVWLGTEDAGLHRLKDGQLTRYGEAQGVPNGIVFGLSEDREGGLWVATSQGAARFDGEHFRRYGTKDGLPSELVFYVHEDPRGDLWFGTDVALARLEAKSGRFTVYGAAAGISRNGVNHILDAPEGGLWLGTPAGLVRFDPGQDGGRVVESYGPKEGLAGRSVGALAQDRERPGVLWLGTEQGLVRLERGVLRSVGVKEGLFDPHILSVLDDGQGSLWLSSNHGIARVAKAELEEVLAGTRERVHSETFGRSDGLRAVECNSASRAASLRARDGALWFPTISGAVRIDPARQVRPLPTPPLVIEQVLSGGHPVEAQGGLSGEAPDIELHYAALTFVDPERVRYRYKLEGYDPDWVDAGSRRQAFYTNLPAGQYRFRVMLERAGGAGAQAAPVEATFAFRRRPRLLETPAFWGAALLALAGLVALAFRLRVRQLRERERELTERVEERTGELAEANRALIRVAEESAEIEESLRRLIEQLPIAVTVYVDERATYANDAALRLLGYERLRDLQGQPLHAHRLPEDEAEARERAPGVQEARLRRRDGSVAVVELSGVPLTFGGRAAYVSVARDVTQAQQMEARLRLSDRMASVGTLAAGVAHEINNPLAFVVSNLRYGAVELRAWEKALEAGRTLELDEVREVAQALDEACHGADRVKHIVKDLKTFSRGGETPSRIDLRPVLESSLSMANNEVRHRARLRKELGEVPYVMASEAKLGQVFLNLVVNAAQAIREGAADQNEISVRTSTDAAGRAVVEVRDSGCGIPPENLKLIFDPFFTTKPVGEGTGLGLSICHSIVTGLGGDIHVESRPGEGSLFRVVLPAATDEQPARPVPVPSAPGPRGRILVVDDEPLVAKSLVRLLGTEHHAEAVTSARTALERLVAGEHFDLVFCDVMMPEMSGRDFWEALGHVQPALQGRVVFVTGGAFTPEARRFLEQVAGRVVAKPFDPGEVKAVVRERLARRAA; from the coding sequence ATGGCGTCTCTCCTGCCGTCGCTCGTCGCCGCCGTGCTCCTCGCGTTGCCCGCGCCGCAGCCTCCGCTGCAGGCCCGCGCGCTGCCCTCCACCTCGCTGCCCTTGCTGCAGCGCTCGTGGACGCAGGACGAGGGGCTGCCGCAGAACGGCGTCGCGGCGGTGGCGCAGACGCAGGACGGCTACCTCTGGGTGGGCACGCAGGAGGGGCTCGCGCGCTTCGACGGCGCGCGCTGGGAGGTGTTCGACACCGCGCGCGGCCTGCCCTGCAACGACGTGCTCGCGCTGTACGCGGAAGGGGCGCGGCTGTGGGTGGGCACGGAGGGCTGCGGCCTCGTGCGCTACGAGGGCGGGCGCTTCCACGCGCTGCCCACCAACCCCGGGGGCGCGGACGACAGCGTGCAGGCCTTCCTCCCGGCGGCGGACGGCGGGCTGTGGGTGGCCACCGACCACGGGCTCGCGCACCGGGTGGGCGAGACCTTCCAGTACGTGGAGGGGCTCGCGCAGGACGACGTGTCCTCGCTCGCGCAGGGGCCCGGCGGCGTGCTCTGGGTGGGCACGCGCTCGGGCGGCGTGGTGCGGCTGACGCCGGGGGGTTCGAACGGCTCGGGCGCGGCGCCGGCGCTCGAGCGGCTCGGCGCGGCCGCCGGGCTGGGCTCGCTGCAGGTGGAGGCGCTGCTCGCGGACGCGCAGGGCGTGCTGTGGGCAGGCGCGCGCGACGGGCTCTACCGCCTGGCGCCGGGCGAGGCGCGCTTCACGCCCGTGGCGGCGCTCGCCGGGCGCAAGGTGAGCCGGCTGCTCGAGGACAGCAGCGGCGACCTGTGGGTGGGCACCGAGGACGGCGGCGTGCTGCGCCGGCACGCGGGCCAGTTCGCTCAGGCCGGCAGCCCCGCGCTGGGCCGCATGTTCGTCAGCGCGCTCTACGAGGACCGCGAGCACAGCCTCTGGGTGGGCACCTCCCCGGGCGGCGTGCACCAGCTGCGCGAGGCGCGGGTGCAGGTGCTGGGGACGCCCGAGGGGCTCGCGCACGACGTGGTGTGGAGCGTGTACGAGGACCGCGCGGGCGCGGTGTGGCTGGGCACGGAGGACGCGGGGCTGCACCGGCTGAAGGACGGCCAGCTCACGCGCTACGGCGAGGCGCAGGGCGTGCCCAACGGCATCGTGTTCGGCCTCTCCGAGGACCGCGAGGGCGGGCTGTGGGTGGCCACCAGCCAGGGCGCGGCGCGCTTCGACGGCGAGCACTTCCGGCGCTACGGCACGAAGGACGGGCTGCCCAGCGAGCTCGTCTTCTACGTGCACGAGGACCCGCGGGGGGACCTCTGGTTCGGCACCGACGTGGCGCTCGCGCGGCTGGAGGCGAAGAGCGGCCGCTTCACGGTGTACGGCGCCGCGGCCGGCATCTCGCGCAACGGCGTGAACCACATCCTCGATGCGCCCGAGGGCGGCCTGTGGCTGGGCACTCCCGCGGGGCTGGTGCGCTTCGACCCGGGCCAGGACGGCGGCCGGGTGGTGGAGAGCTACGGCCCGAAGGAGGGGCTCGCGGGGCGCAGCGTGGGCGCGCTCGCGCAGGACCGCGAGCGCCCGGGCGTGCTCTGGCTGGGCACGGAGCAGGGGCTGGTGCGGCTGGAGCGGGGCGTGCTGCGCAGCGTGGGGGTGAAGGAGGGGCTCTTCGACCCGCACATCCTCTCGGTGCTGGACGACGGCCAGGGCAGCCTGTGGCTGAGCAGCAACCACGGCATCGCGCGCGTGGCGAAGGCGGAGCTGGAGGAGGTGCTCGCGGGGACGCGCGAGCGCGTGCACTCGGAGACCTTCGGCCGCTCGGACGGCCTGCGCGCGGTGGAGTGCAACAGCGCGAGCCGCGCGGCGAGCCTGCGCGCGCGCGACGGCGCGCTGTGGTTTCCCACCATCTCCGGCGCGGTGCGCATCGACCCGGCGCGCCAGGTGCGGCCGCTGCCCACGCCGCCGCTCGTCATCGAGCAGGTGCTCAGCGGCGGCCACCCGGTGGAGGCGCAGGGGGGCCTGAGCGGCGAGGCGCCGGACATCGAGCTGCACTACGCGGCGCTCACCTTCGTGGACCCCGAGCGCGTGCGCTACCGCTACAAGCTGGAGGGCTACGACCCGGACTGGGTGGACGCGGGGAGCCGGCGGCAGGCCTTCTACACGAACCTGCCCGCGGGCCAGTACCGCTTCCGGGTGATGCTGGAGCGCGCGGGCGGGGCCGGCGCGCAGGCCGCCCCGGTGGAGGCCACCTTCGCCTTCCGCCGCCGCCCGCGCCTGCTCGAGACGCCGGCCTTCTGGGGCGCGGCGCTGCTCGCGCTCGCGGGGCTGGTGGCGCTCGCCTTCCGGCTGCGCGTGCGGCAGCTGCGCGAGCGCGAGCGCGAGCTCACCGAGCGGGTGGAGGAGCGCACCGGCGAGCTCGCGGAGGCCAACCGCGCCCTCATCCGCGTGGCGGAGGAGAGCGCCGAGATCGAGGAGAGCCTGCGCCGGCTCATCGAGCAGCTGCCCATCGCCGTCACGGTGTACGTGGACGAGCGCGCCACCTACGCGAACGACGCGGCGCTGCGCCTGCTCGGCTACGAGCGGCTGCGCGACCTGCAGGGCCAGCCGCTGCACGCCCACCGCCTGCCGGAGGACGAGGCCGAGGCGCGCGAGCGGGCCCCGGGGGTGCAGGAGGCGCGGCTGCGGCGGCGCGACGGCAGCGTGGCCGTGGTGGAGCTGAGCGGCGTGCCCCTCACCTTCGGCGGGCGCGCCGCCTACGTCTCCGTGGCGCGCGACGTGACCCAGGCGCAGCAGATGGAGGCGCGGCTGCGGCTGAGCGACCGCATGGCCAGCGTGGGCACGCTCGCGGCCGGCGTCGCGCACGAGATCAACAACCCGCTCGCCTTCGTGGTGAGCAACCTGCGCTACGGCGCGGTGGAGCTGCGCGCCTGGGAGAAGGCGCTCGAGGCGGGCCGCACGCTGGAGCTGGACGAGGTGCGCGAGGTGGCCCAGGCACTGGACGAGGCCTGCCACGGTGCGGACCGCGTGAAGCACATCGTGAAGGACCTGAAGACCTTCAGCCGCGGCGGCGAGACGCCCAGCCGCATCGACCTGCGCCCGGTGCTCGAGAGCTCGCTGTCCATGGCGAACAACGAGGTGCGCCACCGCGCCCGGCTGCGCAAGGAGCTGGGCGAGGTGCCCTACGTGATGGCCAGCGAGGCGAAGCTGGGCCAGGTGTTCCTCAACCTCGTGGTGAACGCCGCGCAGGCGATCCGCGAGGGCGCGGCGGACCAGAACGAGATCTCCGTGCGCACCTCCACGGACGCGGCCGGGCGCGCCGTGGTGGAGGTGAGGGACAGCGGCTGCGGCATCCCGCCGGAGAACCTGAAGCTCATCTTCGACCCCTTCTTCACCACCAAGCCGGTGGGCGAGGGCACGGGGCTGGGGCTCTCCATCTGCCACAGCATCGTCACCGGGCTGGGCGGCGACATCCACGTGGAGAGCCGCCCGGGAGAGGGCTCCCTGTTCCGCGTGGTGCTGCCCGCGGCCACCGACGAGCAGCCCGCGCGCCCCGTGCCGGTGCCCAGCGCGCCGGGCCCGCGCGGGCGCATCCTGGTGGTGGACGACGAGCCCCTGGTGGCCAAGAGCCTCGTGCGCCTGCTGGGCACCGAGCACCACGCGGAGGCCGTCACCAGCGCGCGCACCGCGCTGGAGCGGCTGGTGGCCGGCGAGCACTTCGACCTCGTCTTCTGCGACGTGATGATGCCGGAGATGAGCGGGCGCGACTTCTGGGAGGCGCTGGGTCACGTGCAGCCCGCGCTGCAGGGGCGCGTCGTCTTCGTCACCGGCGGCGCGTTCACCCCCGAGGCGCGCCGCTTCCTCGAGCAGGTGGCGGGCCGCGTGGTGGCCAAGCCCTTCGACCCCGGCGAGGTGAAGGCCGTGGTGCGCGAGCGCCTCGCGCGCCGCGCGGCCTGA
- a CDS encoding patatin-like phospholipase family protein: MASSSLTLLAGPAALTLLRERSLRAEDVDVVPGASGGPKWLVLSGLDRMLFGELLQAPRTRPLHLIGSSIGSWRLACLAQKDPVAALDRFEAAYVEQRYPPKPSPALVTETSARILEQLLGPSGAEELLAHPWARLHVVTTRCRGPLASERRAVQLAGLALAAAGNLLTRKSLPLQMQRVVFHTAGDQSPFAGLRDLPTVHLPLTAANLRPALLASGSIPLVLAGVRVPGAPPGTYRDGGVVDYHLDLHYGAGEGLVLYPHFYPYVVPGWFDKSLRWRRASAANFARALILAPSAEFVARLPGGKIPDRDDFVRLSDAERLRAWRTVRAESERLGDELRELLAKGRLADAVRPL; encoded by the coding sequence ATGGCCTCCTCCTCTCTCACCCTGCTCGCCGGCCCCGCGGCGCTCACCCTGCTGCGCGAGCGCTCGCTGCGCGCCGAGGACGTGGACGTGGTGCCCGGCGCCTCCGGCGGCCCCAAGTGGCTCGTGCTCTCGGGGCTGGACCGCATGCTCTTCGGCGAGCTGCTGCAGGCCCCGCGCACCCGGCCCCTGCACCTCATCGGCTCCTCCATCGGCAGCTGGCGCCTCGCCTGCCTCGCGCAGAAGGACCCCGTCGCGGCGCTCGACCGCTTCGAGGCCGCGTACGTCGAGCAGCGCTACCCGCCCAAGCCCTCGCCCGCGCTCGTCACCGAGACGAGCGCGCGCATCCTCGAGCAGCTGCTGGGCCCGAGCGGCGCCGAGGAGCTGCTCGCCCACCCCTGGGCGCGCCTGCACGTGGTGACCACGCGCTGCCGCGGCCCGCTCGCCAGCGAGCGCCGCGCGGTGCAGCTCGCCGGGCTCGCGCTCGCCGCCGCGGGAAACCTGCTCACCCGCAAGAGCCTCCCGCTGCAGATGCAGCGCGTGGTGTTCCACACCGCGGGGGACCAGAGCCCCTTCGCGGGACTGCGCGACCTGCCCACGGTGCACCTGCCGCTCACGGCCGCGAACCTGCGCCCCGCGCTGCTCGCCTCCGGCTCCATCCCGCTGGTGCTCGCGGGCGTGAGGGTGCCGGGCGCGCCGCCGGGCACCTACCGGGACGGAGGCGTGGTGGACTACCACCTGGACCTGCACTACGGCGCGGGCGAGGGGCTGGTGCTCTACCCGCACTTCTACCCGTACGTGGTGCCCGGCTGGTTCGACAAGAGCCTGCGCTGGCGGCGCGCGAGCGCGGCGAACTTTGCGCGCGCGCTCATCCTCGCGCCCTCCGCGGAGTTCGTCGCGCGGCTGCCCGGCGGCAAGATTCCGGACCGCGACGACTTCGTGCGCCTGAGCGACGCGGAGCGCCTGCGCGCCTGGCGCACGGTGCGCGCCGAGAGCGAGCGCCTGGGAGACGAGCTGCGCGAGCTGCTCGCGAAGGGCCGCCTCGCGGACGCGGTGCGCCCGCTCTGA
- a CDS encoding CocE/NonD family hydrolase, with amino-acid sequence MRLMPRALALLALLALSPALAQTPSAKPPPPPYGVSAERTAYIRSHYTKFEYRVPMRDGTRLFTAVYVPSDAGPARRYPFLLNRTPYSVAPYGADRYPTRLGPTAAYEQEGFIFVFQDVRGAHMSEGTFVNMRPHEPGKSGARGVDESSDTYDTIAWLLRNVPNNNGRAGQWGISYPGFYTSAGAIDSHPALKAVSPQAPIADWFWDDMHRHGAFNLALGFAFFSGFGLPRPAPTASETPPHFDFGTPDGYQFFLDLGPLSNADTRYFKGNVAFWKDVVQHPNYDAFWQSRNLLPHLKNIRAAVMVVGGWYDTEDLYGPLQTYRAIEKQNPGITNTLVMGPWPHGGWTRTDGAALGDAEFGFQTNAVYQELELAFFKGYLKQGEKDAPKPDMPEAFVFETGVNRWRRFDAWPPRNVRPQRLYLGAKGALALAAPAAGPEAFDEYVSDPAKPVPYTEELTTRWSKNYMAEDQRFASRRPDVLVFQTEPLEQDLTLAGPLEADLWVSTSGTDADWVVKLVDVNPGVMPGWSKADEDAGKPNRGGQQTLVRGEPFRGRFRDSYSEPKPFVPNAPTRVHFTMNDVFHTFQRGHRVMVQVQSSWFPFIDRNPQTFVPNIFEAKEGDFVRATHRVYRSAEHPSLLQVNVLPAVDAP; translated from the coding sequence ATGCGCCTCATGCCCCGCGCCCTCGCCCTTCTCGCGCTGCTCGCCCTCTCCCCGGCCCTCGCGCAGACGCCCTCTGCGAAGCCGCCTCCGCCGCCCTACGGGGTGAGCGCCGAGCGCACCGCGTACATCCGCTCGCACTACACGAAGTTCGAGTACCGCGTGCCGATGCGCGACGGCACGCGCCTCTTCACCGCGGTGTACGTGCCCAGCGATGCGGGCCCCGCGCGCCGCTACCCCTTCCTGCTCAACCGCACGCCCTACTCCGTCGCGCCCTATGGAGCCGACCGCTACCCCACGCGCCTGGGCCCCACGGCCGCGTACGAGCAGGAGGGCTTCATCTTCGTCTTCCAGGACGTGCGCGGCGCGCACATGTCCGAGGGCACCTTCGTCAACATGCGCCCGCACGAGCCGGGCAAGAGCGGCGCGCGCGGCGTGGACGAGAGCTCGGACACCTACGACACGATCGCGTGGCTGCTGCGCAACGTGCCCAACAACAACGGCCGCGCCGGGCAGTGGGGCATCTCGTATCCGGGCTTCTACACCTCGGCGGGCGCCATCGACTCGCACCCCGCGCTCAAGGCCGTCTCGCCCCAGGCGCCCATCGCGGACTGGTTCTGGGACGACATGCACCGCCACGGCGCCTTCAACCTGGCGCTGGGCTTCGCCTTCTTCTCGGGCTTCGGGCTGCCGCGCCCCGCGCCCACCGCGAGCGAGACCCCGCCGCACTTCGACTTCGGCACCCCGGACGGCTACCAGTTCTTCCTCGACCTGGGCCCGCTCTCCAACGCGGACACGCGCTACTTCAAGGGCAACGTGGCCTTCTGGAAGGACGTGGTGCAGCACCCCAACTACGACGCCTTCTGGCAGTCGCGAAACCTGCTGCCCCACCTGAAGAACATCCGCGCCGCGGTGATGGTGGTGGGCGGCTGGTACGACACCGAGGACCTCTACGGCCCGCTGCAGACCTACCGCGCCATCGAGAAGCAGAACCCCGGCATCACCAACACGCTGGTGATGGGCCCCTGGCCCCACGGCGGCTGGACGCGCACGGATGGCGCCGCGCTGGGCGACGCCGAGTTCGGCTTCCAGACCAACGCCGTCTACCAGGAGCTGGAGCTCGCCTTCTTCAAGGGATACCTCAAGCAGGGGGAGAAGGACGCGCCGAAGCCGGACATGCCCGAGGCCTTCGTCTTCGAGACGGGCGTGAACCGCTGGCGCCGCTTCGATGCCTGGCCTCCGCGCAACGTGCGCCCGCAGCGCCTGTACCTCGGCGCGAAGGGGGCGCTCGCGCTCGCCGCCCCCGCCGCCGGCCCCGAGGCCTTCGACGAGTACGTGAGCGACCCCGCCAAGCCCGTGCCCTACACCGAGGAACTCACCACGCGCTGGAGCAAGAACTACATGGCCGAGGACCAGCGCTTCGCCTCGCGCCGCCCGGACGTGCTGGTGTTCCAGACCGAGCCGCTCGAGCAGGACCTCACGCTCGCCGGGCCCCTGGAGGCGGACCTCTGGGTGTCCACCAGCGGCACGGACGCGGACTGGGTGGTGAAGCTGGTGGACGTGAACCCCGGCGTGATGCCCGGCTGGAGCAAGGCGGACGAGGACGCGGGGAAGCCGAACCGCGGCGGGCAGCAGACGCTGGTGCGCGGCGAGCCCTTCCGCGGCCGCTTCCGCGACAGCTACAGCGAGCCCAAGCCCTTCGTGCCCAACGCGCCCACCCGCGTGCACTTCACGATGAACGACGTGTTCCACACCTTCCAGCGCGGCCACCGCGTGATGGTGCAGGTGCAGTCCAGCTGGTTCCCCTTCATCGACCGCAACCCGCAGACCTTCGTGCCCAACATCTTCGAGGCGAAGGAGGGGGACTTCGTGCGCGCCACCCACCGCGTGTACCGCAGCGCCGAGCACCCGAGCTTGCTGCAAGTGAACGTGCTGCCCGCGGTGGACGCGCCGTAG
- the ung gene encoding uracil-DNA glycosylase, translated as MTEALPKDWREVLADTVHSPEYAAVRAFVAKERAAHTVYPPEGQVFTALRLTPYAKVKVLLLGQDPYHGPGQAQGLAFSVAPGVPPPPSLRNMFKELQADVGAPPPRDGSLVPWAQQGVLLLNAVLTVRKGSANSHAGHGWEHFTDAVIRAVSAKAEPCVFLLWGRYAQKKLPLIDAQRHAVLTGVHPSPLSAKGGFFGSRPFSRTNAELQARGRSPVDWALPPR; from the coding sequence GTGACCGAAGCGCTTCCCAAGGACTGGCGCGAAGTACTCGCCGACACCGTGCACTCACCCGAGTACGCCGCGGTGCGCGCGTTCGTGGCGAAGGAGCGCGCGGCGCACACGGTGTACCCGCCCGAGGGGCAGGTGTTCACGGCGCTGCGCCTCACGCCCTACGCGAAGGTGAAGGTGCTGTTGCTCGGGCAGGACCCGTACCACGGGCCCGGACAGGCGCAGGGGCTCGCCTTCTCGGTGGCCCCCGGCGTGCCGCCGCCCCCCTCCTTGCGCAACATGTTCAAGGAGCTGCAGGCGGACGTGGGCGCTCCGCCGCCGCGCGACGGCAGCCTCGTGCCGTGGGCGCAGCAGGGCGTGCTGCTGCTCAACGCGGTGCTCACCGTGCGCAAGGGCAGCGCGAACAGCCACGCGGGCCACGGCTGGGAGCACTTCACGGATGCGGTCATCCGCGCGGTGAGCGCGAAGGCGGAGCCCTGCGTGTTCTTGCTCTGGGGCCGCTACGCGCAGAAGAAGCTGCCGCTCATCGATGCCCAGCGCCACGCGGTGCTCACGGGCGTGCACCCCTCGCCGCTCTCGGCGAAGGGCGGCTTCTTCGGCAGCCGGCCCTTCAGCCGCACCAACGCGGAGCTGCAGGCGCGGGGGCGCAGCCCGGTGGACTGGGCGCTTCCCCCGCGCTGA